One Spinacia oleracea cultivar Varoflay chromosome 4, BTI_SOV_V1, whole genome shotgun sequence DNA segment encodes these proteins:
- the LOC130472200 gene encoding uncharacterized protein — MAYFPNTTLYCQKIKMLADQLTNVGAPVSNHRLVLRLVAGLTEAYPNVASQIQHKDPLPLFTTACLMLRLEESTMAVSATLEGAAMVVADYSCASHNHHNHHHGNRGGEGRGGGRGNTDNHGGGRGRGDARGQNQQQQQSVWVYHPQHWKPWMHPWEEPP; from the exons ATGGCTTATTTCCCTAACACCACCTTATACTGCCAGAAGATCAAAATGCTGGCGGATCAATTGACCAATGTTGGTGCTCCGGTGTCCAATCACCGTCTTGTTCTCCGTTTGGTAGCAGGACTTACAGAGGCGTATCCAAACGTGGCTTCTCAAATCCAACACAAAGACCCTCTTCCCTTGTTTACTACGGCTTGTTTAATGCTCAGACTTGAGGAATCCACCATGGCCGTAAGTGCAACTCTTGAGGGTGCGGCGATGGTGGTTGCCGATTATTCTTGTGCCAGTCACAATCACCATAACCACCATCATG GAAATAGGGGAGGCGAAGGTCGTGGCGGTGGCCGAGGAAACACCGACAACCATGGTGGTGGCCGTGGTAGAGGTGACGCCCGCGGACAGAATCAGCAGCAACAGCAGTCGGTATGGGTATACCATCCACAACATTGGAAGCCTTGGATGCATCCATGGGAAGAACCTCCATGA